The Crassostrea angulata isolate pt1a10 chromosome 1, ASM2561291v2, whole genome shotgun sequence nucleotide sequence ACCATTTAATAACCATCAAtattaaattatacattttatagatgctttgttttagaaatttaccaaataaaacagatttcctaTCAAAAACTATGgaaatatcaaattgatttaaaaaccatTCTTTAATATTACACTATAGTTCTTTTACATAGAAACATTCATAAAACAGATGAtcaattgtttcaatatttgttttacagAAGCTACATAAGGGAGAATCAATTAATTTCAACTTGTGCAGATAATAATTTGTAGgtataattctatgtaaaatttgatattgaagCCAGTTGAGTTTACTTTCTTGGACCGCTTTAAAACAGAGACAGTAGATTCTATTCCATTCTAAATCGGTGAAATTTTCTCCAAGATCTCTCCATCTAATTAATGATGTTATcggttcttttttattttcaattaaaatgttatACATTTCCTTACATCCTTTTGTATTcctataaaaaagataaatagaGTTTGGAATTTTAGGTCCATGTTCTTTGCTCATATCTGTATTATCTATGTGttttttacaacttttttttagacctgcatattcaataaaatttgtattCACTTTCATGTTATTTAGTATTTCTAAGCTAAGAAAATTCCCATTACAGTCAAACAGATCACTAGTTAGTGTAAACCCtactctaaaatatttttttaaaaatactgagGAATTTCCTATCAGAATGTTTGGGTTGTCCCATAAAAGTTcattattaaattgtttttcagtTTGTTTACTTGTTGATTTTATTACTTTTGCCCAGCTAAGTAACACTTCTTTCCAAAATAGATTTGGTATTTTTCtaatcatttcaaaagtaaaatcTAATCCTCTTTTCCATAAGTCTGATATTTCAATTTCTAAGGTTGTTTCTAAAAGTTTTACCAATTTTGCATTAGAATTAATTAATCTTTTTATCCAGCTGGATTGAAGGGCAATGATAAATGCTGggtaatcaatcatttttagcCCTCCATATTTATAATCTTGTATTAcagtgtttttctttattttatgcatGTTGCATCCCCATAGAAAGTGGTACAAATcgttttccaatttttttaatcaagtttGTATCTGGATTGGGTATACGTAATATTAAGtgatttaattttggtatagttaatgattttattattttaagtcTCCCTATCGGTGTTAGCTTTCTATGTTTCCattgattcattattttattgatttctgataatttaggAGAATAGTTTAGCACGGACATTTCTTCAAggttaattgaaaatttaattccgAGAAGGTCAAATGCTGTGTTGTTCCAGTCTAGCTTCCATCGAGTATGGTGAAAAACATCTTTAGAAAATTTTTTGCTACCTATCCataccatttttgttttttggaaaTTAATTTAAGACCagatatattttcaaagaagTCTAATTCTCTTAGAATGCCATCAAGTGTTAGGGGAGAGCCATCAGAAATAAGGGATGTATCGTCTGCATATTGGGACAGTTTATATTCTacatttccaattttaataCCTGTTATGTCTTTATTATTTCGAATTATTATTCCAAGAATTTCTGCACACAGGAGAAAGAGATAGGGCGATATAGGGTCTCCTTGTCTGCAACATCTTTGAGGGTATATGTAATCTGAGCTGAGCCCATTCTGTAAAACACATGACTTTATTcctttataaaatgtattaatcCATTTTTTGAGCTTATTaccaaagttgaaaaaatcttATGTTTGATTGATAAATTCCCAGGAAATTGTGTCAAaagccttttcaaaatctattagCATAAGCAGTCCAGGAATTTGTTTATAATCTGTATATTGTATAATGTCATAGATTAGTCTTATATTTTCTCTAATAAATCTTCCTTTAATGAACCCAGTTTGGTCTGTATTTATTAGTTCATCTAAGTGTACTTTAATACGTTCTGCTATACATCCTGATGCTAATTTATAGACAACATTTAAAAGGGTAATAGGGCGCCAATTTTTCAAATACTGTTTAGGTTTTCCTGCTTTTGGTATACAAGTAATTATACCAAGTTTATTATGGTCTGAGAATTGACCTATTTCATAAGAATTATTAATAGCTCTAGTCACAAAAACACCAAtgtctttccaaaaaaaacttaaagaatTCACAGGTGAAACCATCTGGGCCAGGACTTTTGtcattcttcatttttttcagaaaattataGACTTCAGTATTATTTATTGGTCCCTATAAACTATCAGATTCTTCTTTTGTTAACTTTGttacattaaatttgtttaattttaatcgGAAATCCTCTGTATAAATAGTCTCTCTTTTTCTATAAAGATTTTCATAAAacgttttaatttcatttagaaTTTTGAATTGGTCGGTAATAATTGACCCGTCATCTTTTTGTATTCTTTGAATTTGTTTGCTAATATAGTTTCTCGACTCTAGACTCAAAAAATACTTGGTGGGTTTTTCTCCTTCTTCAATCCATTTAGCTTTGGATCTTATACATTGTCCTTTTAATATATTACTCCTAATTTGCTCTAATTCATTCTGTTTCTCATTAAGTTCGGCAATTGTGTTTTGGGTTAAGTTTTGCTCAATTTCAGTTATTTCTTTTTccagttttaattttctttgattttgttttttctttttgtaactaGCATAAGAAATTGTTTTGCCCCTAATTTCCATAACCAGACAATATTTGACtctggcgtatgaatacaaacgactacaaaaaatagttaaattgttcgtaccatttaaaatctggctattttcaaggtatttaaaaataaatttcctcGAAAAACAATGCTTGAGCATACactacatcgaatttatcaattattttcaagaactaactcttgtcagcagcaatgatttgtgctgaggtccaaacactgtttcactttcggtttgtctgagtaactgcataggagagttgattaaaatcaactcccaaaaatgacaTTCCAGGAAAGAGGATGACTGTTGGAAACCAttgaaaaagtatttaaaacaaaataacaacagttgggttaaaatatatgttaaatgaATAAATCCAATTCTTTCggcggttgaatgcttttaaattCAGACATAATGCCCGAAGGGAGCGACAAAATAAACGGCGGCGTTACTCGAAGATAGAAACGCTTGGGTCTGTAGCTCTatggtttgtctatccgaattttttttaaccagagagctacaggtCTGCAGGTAGTGTACTATAAAACTTTGACATGAATGGGATTGCAAAAAAATCCTTTCTTGAAACAAAACGAGATACGAGTAAGCGCTATTGCGATAATGACTATATAATAATAGTAGAAATCTAGACAGACGGATGTGAAAATTCcaactttgataaaaaaaaaaaagaaaagaaggaaaaacgaaatcggaagaataaaaagaaattcgAACTAGTGAAACATTGTATTTTCTGACAAGGTCGTTAAATTGAACTTAcgaaatgatacatgtaacttcaATTGGACTGTTGTTTaagaaatttatgttttaacaaCTTGCTTGTCAGTTATGCCTCGTTTTAGAAATTGGTCATATGCAGAACATTCCTTATTGTATCGGTTAATTGTTTTAGATTTATAAACAGTGCGTTTACCAAAGTTAATATTGCCAATAGGGGCctactttttttcttaaagcgtgaatttatttattaatttataatatgGAATCGTAATCGTCAAGAACGTTCTTGGCTTCAATTTCATAAGTGAATGTAGCTCATCCACGTTTTATGATTAGAAAGAACTGTTTAAATGATCATGCTCTGCGTAATCAAGCTGTCCACcaacatataaaaataaacaagtattGAATTCCTTGTAAACAAGTGATCGCCAGGTGATGTCAGTTATCCATGCCATGTCACGCCAAAAATAGTGGTTCTTCGTTGTTAAtctatcaatcaaatatttaattgaaactgTCACGGCATAGTTAAAGTAGTGCTAAAAGTAATGTGTGTACAAATAGTCCCTTTATGGACACAAATGTGATCGGCCGAAGCTGATCACAAAAAGATCGTACAAAGACAAGGATAATAGTAAAGACAACGCATGCGAAACAgcaatttgtttaaaatcatgTATAAGCTTCGGGTCGTGGTTTGGCGGGGATGGGTTGAGTcataacatgtaattttttaaaatgtttattttaaagaagCTAAATACATAATCATTCAAAACATAAAGTCACTTAATTCTTCTTCTAAAGCACTATAAGCAATTGAACCTTCCCAAACATGAACTATTGTTTCCTGAAATGTGACGAAAAATGGcaaatgctcactagtgataccaaCGCTTCGATGTGAATGAAGTCGgcatttaacagaaagttgacatcgaatttgttaaaatataaaatcgttatatatatatatatatatatatatatatatatatatatatatatatatatatatatatatatatatatgacatgtCTAAGCAAAGAGTGTGTTGGAATTGCCAAGCaactgcgataaatagttgctggaAAAACTTTGACGAACTAAGGCTAAAAATAATCAGTCGTCTTTAAACAGGATGTTGACGTTGACGTCGTCTAATTAATAGTTTGATGAACATTTACCCATCTGCGAAAATAAGGCTAAAATGATACCacagtgtgtttttttttacaggaagATCACAATTGGTACAGATATTAATCCTAACATGGggtttatctaaaaaaattgataaattataaaGCATCTGCTAGTTAAAGCtgctgagaaaaatgcgacagaTCAGTAATCAGTATGCCACCCTCCTTGTCGATGAGAAAGGTTGGTATACAGAGGCCATTGTTGAGGCAAGACTTAAgtatctctttttaaaaataatgttcgCTAATTCGACCAACCTGTGCATGCACTTGCTACATTAAATCTAGTTAATTTCACACAAACACTATAAAAGACAGGGACAGTGCATTAcgttaaaatatgaaataaattctttatcaaattgatttagTTCTCACTGCATCCACCACCATCACAGATCCAGCACCAACCGCTGCTAACATCGCCAGGATGCAGAAGACAAAGGCGAAGTGGTAATCATGCGTAATCTGAGAGGTGGTGAGGTCGCCAACTTTTGAGGAATAAACAGCAATCGATATCAATATAAAGagatctgaaaataaaatttataaaaattaataatcataTTCTAAAAACAGTAGTAAAAGATAAAACTTCTAAAACTTCTTTTATCTATGTAACTCTTACCTCCAATGAAAGCAGTGCCAATTGCTGCCAAAACAATTGGTTTCTTGTCTTTcatgaaaaacattttcaaaattgtcaTTACAAGAGCGACTAAAAGTGATATGAATCCCATAATGCTTGTAGCCCGTACAGCTTTAAACCAATCTGTCAAAGAGAGTAAAAATACATCCTCACATACGTTGGAGAAATGTGAACGTTAGAATTTTTTGCGAGTCAGTTATGTTTTAGAAGTCCATTTATCTCATACATGTAGTACTGAATGCTAAAAACTGATTAAGTAAGACTGCTTGCAAGAATAATAAAAACTGCTGTTTTACCCGATACACTCTCGAAGTCAAAGCACTCTACTTTGTCAATCAATTTAATTGTTGCGCATGTTTCCATAAACCGCTGTGTACTTTTATTCCTTGATATTCAAAAGATATCCAATACGGAGATGCTAAACCAATAAGTtgaaaaactagacacgatctcgttgcgagcaacgaggaggtcttccgtgcgattttttgaaggttatatgaccttgactttgatatttgaccctttatctccttatcggggcaacaataaaaaaattgatggctgaattttgttaggaacatcattctcagcattttattctatattgattttcaaaatgatgctttttaaaatatttgttctgtttgaggtatgttatgaacgttttgtacttctggcccctaaaacccattaaaaaccccttaatacggagcacatgataaaataattataatatattgttaaataaatgtgagatgaatatattgcttcctaaacatataacaaaatatttttcagtaaagtgctatggaagaaagactttagagcccttgtggcccctaaattgaagtgctagcccctttttcttggcatcatactaacgttcttttgatattaaacatattttgttcaacaagtgtttagaaattctttgccgttttagaGCTATCGGGGataggacattttaggggccgacccctaatctccttatttaggccagataacgaaacttttattattgaatattgtttaaaacatcattctaagcatcttttattctatattgcttttcaaaatatttgtcctttttgagatatattcgatcgaagttttggacttctggccccttaaaaccccttattacgtaacgcagaataaaaattttataatgtatagtttttttttagtgaaagataaacatttttgcttctttaacatattacaaaatatttctcagtaaagggctatggaagaaagactttagagcccttttcgCCCCTAaattgagggaccagcccctttttcttgttatcaaacgaaAGCTCTATATAttatagtaaaatattttcaggaaaggagataaagaacgaaaaccattaaaaattacgtcgttttttcaaactcgattttcgggtccaggcgagcctttgaagccagacaaccataaatgcctttaaacacatctacaatcttttgtctacaatccctgaaaatttgaattcaatatcttttttcatttaggaggagatagcaggacaaaatgaccctctaaaacTCACTAAAACGTCAgtatctcccgaacggaaatgacgtcattaaaataaaaaattatatataaggtttttatcaatatctacaagatctgaaatttttacgaaaatcggtcaagttttcaagaaatcgcttgtacaaaaaagcgtaaaaaaaaataataaaagggaaaaagaaacaaagcaataacaattggaaacggaagaccttaataaaggAACAGATGATCAACACTAAACCAGTCAGTGATAACTTGTAGGCATCCATATCTTTCaaaactgaagaaaaaagatataGATATTGagttttttcagaaattatttCCGTTTACAAATTTGAGCATACATGTAGTACTAATATCGTATTTGTAACGGTTAAAAATATTCTGCGCAAAATTAGACAGCTTAATTGAATTAACGTAAAACACAAAGTCTCAAATGTAAAGTAACATTACCTTTCTTCAGTCTCTAAACTCTTTGGGCAAAATATTAGTGGAGTTTAAAACTTGCTGAGTCGAAAAGACGAATTACTTTTTTCGAagttgtttaaataatttttaaacagacATGCGCAGAAAAACAA carries:
- the LOC128168352 gene encoding uncharacterized protein LOC128168352; translated protein: METCATIKLIDKVECFDFESVSDWFKAVRATSIMGFISLLVALVMTILKMFFMKDKKPIVLAAIGTAFIGDLFILISIAVYSSKVGDLTTSQITHDYHFAFVFCILAMLAAVGAGSVMVVDAVRTKSI